The DNA window TCTACAGACTACGTGCCGAAGATCTGCGCAGCACTTGGAGTGAGCGGGGAGGTGCAGGAGAGGGCTCTGGAAATCGTAAATGAGGCTGAGAAAAGCATGGTTAGCAGAAGTCCAGCAGGTGTGGCTGCGGCTGCAGTTTACATTGCATCAATCCTGCTTGGAGAGAGGAGAACGCAGAGGGAAGTGGCAGGAGTTGCAGGAGTCACAGAAGTCACGATAAGGAACTGCTACAAGATGATAACTGACAGACTGGGAATAGAGCTGCTCCTTTAGTGTGGTCTTATGTCCGTCCTGAAGGATGTTTTAAGCAGAGAGTCTTGTTCAACTCCCTTTCCTGAACCTGAACCCGAGCATGAGCATGGATGTGAGAAGTCTGAGACCGGTGAGAAGTCTGAGACCACTCTCAAATGCCCTTTTTGCGAATACAGAGCTAGCAATCTAGCAAAACTCAAAAGCCACATCCTGAGGCACGACCTCAGCATCTGCCCTGTGTGCGGTAAGAAGTTCAAGAGATTGCTAAGCCACGTTGCAGGGATGAGGGATGAAAAGCACCAGGAGCTCTACGCTCTGATAGGGCACTATGGCAAAGGCAACAGAGATCGGTTGAGAGAGCTGAGGGGCAGGTTTCTGGAAAAGTAGTGCTGCTTTTTATTAACCCTTTATGAAGGGGGTGGTTGTTATGGATGAGAAAACGAAAAAGATTCAGGCTGTGGTGGAGGCGGTTACCGAGAAGTACGGTGGTGGTGTGAAGCTGGAGGGCACATTCTACAACCTCGCAGAGGGGCTGGAACTCCCCGAGAAGGGCGAGGAGATTGTAGCCACAATTCTCGGAAAAACCATCATATACTGGGAGAGAGTTAAGGGAGATGAGATGGAGAAGAGTGAGCAGGAGACAGGGTCAGAAGGCGAGAAAGGACTGGAGCTTCCGGATATAGAAGTTCCCGGGAGCGTGAGGGCTGTAGCCGACACATTTCTCGCGGTGCTGAAGCACATAGATGAGAGGGTGCCGAACATGTCCACCAAAGACAAGATAATCGTGACAAGCGTGATTTTCAAGGAGATCATGGAGACGAAGAGAGCAAAAATAAGGAGAAAGGGTGAAGAGTGATAGTTCAGCTCAAATTTCTGAGGCTTTATGAGGGACGAGTTGGACGAGCTCGTTCACCAGGCTTTCCGTGAGGCATGCAGTGGAGAGGGCTGCAGCATTGAGAAAGGGGATGGCAGGTTCGTGGTCAGGCACGACACGGATGTTCTCTCTGTACGCTGGCCGGAAATAGAAATTCTTAACACCGGGCTCAAAACAATGCGCGTTCTCGTGAAAGCATTACACCTGCTGCAGATCCGCTGCGAGGGCACCTTGAACTTCCTTCTGAAGCTGTACGACCGTGCAGTCATGCAGTGCCTGCCTGTTGTGGAGGGGGCAGTCATCGACCTGGAAAAGAGGAGGGCGGAAGTGTCTGGAGGGAAGCAACCTGGTCAGACAGAGCTTGTGGATATGCTGAACAGGCTGAACGATTTTTTCCTGAACGCTGCAGCAAAGTACGGGCAGATCACCGCAAATACTCTGTACAGCTGCATCCTGGACACACACCTCCTGACAGATCCCGAAGACTTATCATCTCCCATTTCATTTCCCGGCTTCAGAGACCTGGAGAGCATCATGGCC is part of the Ferroglobus placidus DSM 10642 genome and encodes:
- a CDS encoding zinc finger C2H2-type domain protein, yielding MSVLKDVLSRESCSTPFPEPEPEHEHGCEKSETGEKSETTLKCPFCEYRASNLAKLKSHILRHDLSICPVCGKKFKRLLSHVAGMRDEKHQELYALIGHYGKGNRDRLRELRGRFLEK